The following coding sequences are from one Numenius arquata chromosome 29, bNumArq3.hap1.1, whole genome shotgun sequence window:
- the LOC141476222 gene encoding keratin, type II cytoskeletal 7-like, which produces MEEEKALAEEGPSLEVATAMVKDQAMAVVGPSVEKKAQDMEEEKVLAGEGPCLEAEEEAQSLEVGDPALVVSAVCPPRPSLPLFPIKPLTSTQSTAFILPSITSARMSQQLSAGRSFHGRRFFSSSSAASSMSRCRSSAFPSAGLFGRGYGAWSHSSQSSPNPEGHKWVSSAHSLAQGAWGGWGYRGIHASGEGGGHGFGFHSRSCRGEGIRAVLINKSLLQPLEVKIDPEIQHIRKQEREQMKNLNNQFASLIDKVQHLEQENRLLATKWDLLQKQVLPCRKNIQHVFDNVICSLQRRLDSLLHEKGQAEPELNDMEKLVEELRCKYQQEGNRHTAAENEFVLLKKDADCVYLAKVELEAKVETLKQEREFLKCVSAQEIAELERSPCDTSVIVKMDNSRGLEMEGVLRSVAGWYEDMVQKSKAELDALYRTRFQELEEAKGRRCNELKSHQQETEELGFVIQRRQCDLENVKKQVSSLQTSVCDAEQRGDCALKDAREKHVELQNALQKAKDELACMLRDYQELLNVKLALDIEIATYKTLLEGEESRIRLGSPVRVCK; this is translated from the exons atggaggaggagaaagctcTGGCAGAAGAGGgtccatctctggaggtggccacagctATGGTGAAGGATCAAGCTatggcagtggtgggtccatctgtggAGAAGAAGGCTCAGGATATGGAGGAGGAGAAAGTTCTGGCAGGAGAGGGTCCATGTCTGGAGGCGGAGGAGGAAGCTCAGTCTCTGGAGGTGGGGGATCCAGCTCTGGTGGTATCTGCAG TCTGCCCACCACGGCCGAGCCTACCCCTATTCCCAATTAAACCATTAACAAGCACCCAGTCAACAGCCTT CATCCTCCCCTCCATCACCTCTGCCAGAATGAGCCAGCAGCTGTCTGCTGGGAGGTCTTTTCATGGAAGGAGGTTCTTCTCGTCATCTTCTGCTGCGAGCAGCATGAGCCGCTGCCGGAGCAGTGCCTTCCCCTCTGCTGGGCTATTTGGAAGAGGTTATGGAGCCTGGAGCCACAGCAGCCAAAGCTCCCCAAACCCAGAGGGGCATAAATGGGTTTCTTCTGCCCATAGCCTCGCTCAAGGggcctggggaggctgggggtacCGGGGCATCCATGCTAGCGGTGAAGGTGGGGGTCATGGGTTTGGCTtccacagcaggagctgcaggggtgAAGGTATTCGTGCTGTGCTCATCAACAAGAGCCTGCTGCAGCCTCTCGAGGTGAAGATTGACCCCGAAATCCAGCACATCCGAAAGCAGGAGAGAGAGCAGATGAAGAACCTCAATAACCAGTTTGCCTCTTTGATTGACAAG GTCCAGCATCTGGAGCAGGAGAACAGGTTGTTGGCCACCAAATGGGACCTACTCCAAAAGCAGGTCCTGCCATGCCGTAAGAACATCCAGCACGTCTTCGACAATGTCATCTGCAGCCTGCAGAGGCGGCTGGACTCCTTGTTGCATGAGAAGGGGCAGGCGGAGCCCGAGCTGAACGACATGGAGAAGCTCGTTGAAGAGCTCAGGTGCAA ATACCAGCAGGAAGGGAACAGACACACAGCTGCCGAGAATGAGTTTGTGCTCCTGAAGAAG GATGCGGACTGTGTCTATCTGGCCAAGGTAGAGCTGGAAGCAAAGGTGGAAACACTAAAGCAGGAAAGAGAGTTCCTCAAATGTGTTTCTGCTCAG GAAATTGCGGAGCTGGAGAGAAGTCCCTGTGACACCTCTGTCATTGTGAAGATGGACAACAGCCGAGGCCTGGAGATGGAGGGGGTCCTCAGGAGCGTTGCGGGCTGGTATGAGGACATggttcagaaaagcaaagcagagttgGATGCCTTGTACAGGACCAGG TTCCAAGAGCTTGAGGAGGCAAAGGGGAGACGTTGCAATGAACTGAAGTCCCACCAGCAAGAGACTGAAGAGCTGGGTTTTGTGATACAGAGAAGGCAGTGTGACCTCGAAAATGTGAAGAAGCAG GTCTCCTCTCTGCAAACATCGGTGTGTGATGCTGAGCagcgtggggactgtgccctgaAAGATGCCCGGGAGAAGCACGTTGAGCTGCAGAATGCCCTCCAGAAGGCCAAGGATGAGCTGGCTTGCATGCTGAGGGACTACCAGGAGCTGCTGAACGTCAAGCTGGCCCTGGATATCGAGATTGCGACATACAAGACTCTACTGGAGGGTGAAGAGAGCAG GATACGCCTTGGGAGCCCTGTGAGAGTGTGTAAGTAA
- the LOC141476248 gene encoding LOW QUALITY PROTEIN: keratin, type II cytoskeletal 8-like (The sequence of the model RefSeq protein was modified relative to this genomic sequence to represent the inferred CDS: inserted 1 base in 1 codon; substituted 1 base at 1 genomic stop codon) yields METNSSRTYKGELPSXPPEERRILHAHFSSRVATFPTCSLVFXRSERDAMSHHFSRFGDGNFSSSSAHCGTLGGGRSSSTITYCEDNRGEERYSGYGYGYGSRSLHNLGGFRNVFAGGGYGGEERGYGRCLGFGGRRYLDRGFGRRGYFVGAFQGGEAGLGSTYGGSSGREAFGGGLGRSAFGEQGAGQGFGRAGVSRGIEEVHVNTSLLRPIQVQVDPEFQRVRSDEKEQIKALNNKFASFIDKVQCLERQNQALMAKWELLQQQSTRPEESRNITSFFQSYISNLQRQLEMLQNQKEQLDPEAYNMLHLVEDYKKRFEDEINKRASKEEEFVELKKELDSAYMGKMEFDVRVEILKQELEFLRCLHEAELSQLQTVVGNTNVILSMDNHRELNMDGIIEEVRQEYESIAQRSKAEVDAMYQGRYQDLQNMWVNQREQLRGSYQEIQELTRQVQRLQQEIELARKENSGLQETIKDAEQRGSSAIKDGQQKLQELEKALQEAKDDLTRLLHDYQELLNVKLALDIEIAMYRSLLEEEEAR; encoded by the exons ATGGAGACTAACTCCTCCAGAACATATAAAGGAGAACTTCCAT CCCCACCAGAGGAGCGGAGGATCCTTCACGCTCATTTCTCCTCCCGTGTTGCAACCTTCCCCACCTGCTCTCTCGTCTTTTAACGCTCTGAAAGGGACGCCATGAGCCACCATTTCTCCAGATTTGGGGATGGGAATTTCAGCTCTTCTTCTGCTCACTGTGGCACACTGGGTGGTGGGAGAAGTTCATCCACCATAACCTACTGTGAAGAcaacagaggagaagaaagataCAGTGGTTATGGGTATGGTTATGGCAGCAGGAGTCTCCACAACCTTGGTGGGTTTAGGAATGTTTTTGCTGGTGGAGGCTacggaggagaagaaagaggatatGGAAGGTGTCTGGGATTTGGTGGAAGGAGATACCTTGATAGGGGCTTTGGTAGAAGAGGATATTTTGTAGGAGCCTTTCAAGGTGGTGAAGCAGGACTTGGTAGCACATATGGAGGAAGTTCAGGCAGGGAGGCATttggaggaggccttggtagaaGTGCTTTTGGTGAACAAGGGGCTGGCCAGGGCTTTGGGCGGGCTGGTGTCAGCAGAGGTATCGAGGAGGTCCACGTCAATACCAGCCTGCTGAGGCCAATCCAAGTGCAAGTTGACCCCGAGTTCCAGAGAGTGCGGTCAGATGAGAAAGAGCAGATTAAGGCTCTCAACAACAAATTTGCATCATTCATCGATAAG GTTCAATGTCTTGAGCGGCAGAACCAAGCTCTGATGGCCAAATGGGAacttctgcagcagcaaagcaccCGACCAGAAGAGAGCAGAAATATCACCTCTTTCTTCCAATCTTACATCAGCAACCTGCAGAGGCAGCTGGAAATGCTCCAGAACCAGAAGGAGCAGCTGGATCCTGAAGCGTATAATATGCTTCATCTGGTTGAAGATTATAAAAAGAG ATTCGAGGATGAGATCAACAAACGCGCGTCTAAAGAGGAGGAGTTTGTGGAGCTTAAAAAG gaactgGACAGTGCCTACATGGGAAAAATGGAGTTTGATGTTCGGGTGGAAATACTGAAGCAGGAGCTTGAGTTCCTCAGGTGCCTACATGAAGCT GAACTGTCCCAGCTGCAAACAGTAGTTGGCAACACCAATGTCATTCTGTCCATGGACAACCACAGAGAACTCAACATGGACGGCATCATTGAAGAAGTCAGGCAGGAGTATGAGTCAATTGCTCAGAGAAGCAAAGCTGAAGTAGATGCCATGTATCAGGGCAGG TACCAGGACCTCCAGAACATGTGGGTAAATCAACGTGAGCAACTGAGGGGCAGTTACCAGGAAATCCAGGAACTCACCAGGCAGGTCCAAAGGCTACAACAAGAAATTGAACTTGCGAGAAAAGAG AATTCTGGCCTCCAAGAAACCATTAAAGATGCTGAGCAACGTGGGAGCTCTGCCATCAAAGACGGCCAGCAAAAGcttcaggagctggaaaaggcCCTGCAGGAGGCCAAAGATGATCTGACTCGCCTTCTCCATGATTATCAGGAGCTGCTGAACGTGAAATTGGCCCTGGATATTGAAATTGCCATGTACAGATCGCTCctcgaggaggaggaggccaggTAG